In a single window of the Cydia amplana chromosome 4, ilCydAmpl1.1, whole genome shotgun sequence genome:
- the LOC134647649 gene encoding pancreatic triacylglycerol lipase-like isoform X2 — MFSSAIVFAILAAVSARNNKDVSFENWSGYRPGDRIFYFPGDNGKIYKIDSWEPIDRDAIRNYTCCPVNNGYWLYTRSNAKEKQILIMGNKTSVKKSNFDPNKPTVFTSHGWLGDGNTEMNKLLTKVFLKDADVNVIVLDWSGLAKMGYVTAKESVPKVGRMYGQFIYWLHQNFHMSLQNIHLVGHSLGGHLVGSAGRELKGAAQRITAGPLWCCDKRRLSRRDAHYVEVIHTNAYMAGYPKPCGHSDHYPNGGSFMTGCHVLDLICHHSRSWKYMAASVEHNKFLANKCANVWEAFHNRCSGYGGLMGNSFIAKTQFGLYRINTLADYPYIDIKFANFYSPLLKLY; from the exons ATGTTCTCATCTGCTATTGTATTCGCAATTTTAGCAG CTGTATCTGCAAGAAATAACAAAGATGTAAGCTTTGAAAACTGGAGTGGTTACAGGCCTGGTGACAGGATCTTCTATTTTCCCGGGgacaatggtaaaatatacaaaatcgaTTCCTGGGAACCAATCGATAGAGATGCAATACGCAATTACACTTGCTGTCCAGTCAATAACGGGTATTGGTTGTATACAAG GTCGAATGCAAAGGAAAAACAAATTCTGATAATGGGGAATAAAACgagtgtaaaaaaatctaatttcgACCCGAACAAACCTACCGTCTTCACTTCACACGGATGGTTAGGTGACGGTAACACCGAAATGAATAAACTTCTTACTAAAG TGTTCCTTAAAGACGCTGATGTAAACGTCATAGTCCTTGATTGGAGTGGACTGGCCAAGATGGGATATGTGACAGCAAAGGAGTCAGTCCCGAAGGTGGGCCGAATGTACGGACAGTTCATTTACTGGCTACATCAAAACTTCCACATGTCCTTGCAGAATATCCACCTAGTGGGTCACAGTCTGGGTGGCCACTTAGTTGGCAGCGCGGGGAGAGAGCTCAAAGGGGCAGCACAGagaataacag CTGGCCCTCTATGGTGTTGCGATAAGCGCCGTCTATCCAGAAGAGACGCACACTACGTCGAGGTCATCCACACGAACGCCTACATGGCCGGCTACCCCAAACCTTGCGGCCACTCCGACCACTACCCCAACGGAGGCTCGTTCATGACCGGCTGTCATGTTCTGGACTTGATTTGTCATCATTCGAGATCCTGGAAATATATGGCGGCCAGCGTTGAGCATAATAAGTTTCTAGCTAATAAATGTGCTAATGTTTGGGAAGCATTTCACAATCGATGCTCTGGTTATGGAGGGCTGATGGGAAACAGCTTCATCGCAAAGACACA ATTTGGACTTTATAGAATAAACACACTTGCAGATTATCCCTACATCGATATAAAGTTTGCTAATTTTTATTCtccattattaaaattgtattag
- the LOC134647287 gene encoding pancreatic lipase-related protein 2-like, with amino-acid sequence MKLFALISVAIAVTSASVIKDPTEGYQDGDRYFLFPGDGDNLLHLVDTLEPVDEEFIRAYERNLDSNGYWLFTRANPHVAQFLLDGNVNSVLQSNFDLRKDTVFLAHGWNGHGGNDMNTQLTEAFLQVADVNVIVVDWNLLANRSYITAKNGVAAVGRGLGHFIRWLSQGFGLSLDTVHLVGFSLGGHLMGNAGRELQGQVRRITALDPAGPLWGSDNNRIVSTDARYVEVIHTNTALFGYSDPCGHSDHYPNGGSSMPGCWLNSCSHSKSWEYMAATVKYDHLLGNECETQRDARRGRCSGPLQSMGNGDVNKEQLGIFRADTARNYPY; translated from the exons ATGAAGTTGTTTGCCCTGATATCCGTCGCTATAGCAG TTACGTCTGCGAGCGTCATCAAAGACCCTACCGAGGGTTATCAGGATGGGGACAGATACTTCCTGTTTCCGGGCGACGGGGACAACTTACTCCATCTGGTCGACACACTCGAGCCCGTCGACGAAGAATTCATCCGGGCCTACGAGCGAAACCTGGATAGCAACGGCTACTGGCTGTTTACACG GGCAAATCCTCACGTCGCTCAATTTCTGCTAGATGGAAACGTGAACAGCGTACTGCAGTCCAACTTTGATTTGAGAAAGGATACAGTCTTCCTAGCTCATGGATGGAATGGTCATGGTGGAAATGATATGAACACTCAACTCACTGAAG CTTTCCTTCAAGTGGCTGACGTGAACGTCATAGTCGTGGACTGGAACCTCCTCGCCAACCGCAGCTACATCACGGCCAAGAATGGCGTCGCCGCAGTTGGCCGCGGACTCGGCCACTTCATCCGCTGGCTGAGCCAAGGATTTGGGCTCTCGCTGGATACAGTGCACTTGGTTGGGTTCAGTCTTGGTGGACATTTGATGGGCAACGCGGGCCGAGAGCTGCAGGGCCAAGTTAGAAGGATCACAG ctcTGGACCCGGCCGGTCCCCTATGGGGCAGCGACAACAACCGCATCGTCTCAACCGACGCCCGCTACGTCGAGGTCATTCATACCAACACCGCACTGTTCGGCTACTCCGACCCCTGCGGCCACTCCGACCACTACCCGAACGGCGGCTCAAGCATGCCTGGCTGCTGGTTGAACAGCTGCTCACACTCGAAATCCTGGGAATACATGGCTGCCACGGTCAAGTATGACCATCTCTTAGGCAACGAGTGCGAGACCCAGAGAGATGCTAGGAGGGGCAGATGTTCTGGCCCTCTTCAGTCAATGGGCAACGGAGATGTCAACAAAGAACA gCTCGGCATCTTCAGAGCAGACACCGCAAGAAATTACCCGTACTAA
- the LOC134647649 gene encoding pancreatic triacylglycerol lipase-like isoform X1, whose protein sequence is MFSSAIVFAILAAVSARNNKDVSFENWSGYRPGDRIFYFPGDNGKIYKIDSWEPIDRDAIRNYTCCPVNNGYWLYTRSNAKEKQILIMGNKTSVKKSNFDPNKPTVFTSHGWLGDGNTEMNKLLTKVFLKDADVNVIVLDWSGLAKMGYVTAKESVPKVGRMYGQFIYWLHQNFHMSLQNIHLVGHSLGGHLVGSAGRELKGAAQRITALDPAGPLWCCDKRRLSRRDAHYVEVIHTNAYMAGYPKPCGHSDHYPNGGSFMTGCHVLDLICHHSRSWKYMAASVEHNKFLANKCANVWEAFHNRCSGYGGLMGNSFIAKTQFGLYRINTLADYPYIDIKFANFYSPLLKLY, encoded by the exons ATGTTCTCATCTGCTATTGTATTCGCAATTTTAGCAG CTGTATCTGCAAGAAATAACAAAGATGTAAGCTTTGAAAACTGGAGTGGTTACAGGCCTGGTGACAGGATCTTCTATTTTCCCGGGgacaatggtaaaatatacaaaatcgaTTCCTGGGAACCAATCGATAGAGATGCAATACGCAATTACACTTGCTGTCCAGTCAATAACGGGTATTGGTTGTATACAAG GTCGAATGCAAAGGAAAAACAAATTCTGATAATGGGGAATAAAACgagtgtaaaaaaatctaatttcgACCCGAACAAACCTACCGTCTTCACTTCACACGGATGGTTAGGTGACGGTAACACCGAAATGAATAAACTTCTTACTAAAG TGTTCCTTAAAGACGCTGATGTAAACGTCATAGTCCTTGATTGGAGTGGACTGGCCAAGATGGGATATGTGACAGCAAAGGAGTCAGTCCCGAAGGTGGGCCGAATGTACGGACAGTTCATTTACTGGCTACATCAAAACTTCCACATGTCCTTGCAGAATATCCACCTAGTGGGTCACAGTCTGGGTGGCCACTTAGTTGGCAGCGCGGGGAGAGAGCTCAAAGGGGCAGCACAGagaataacag CCCTGGACCCAGCTGGCCCTCTATGGTGTTGCGATAAGCGCCGTCTATCCAGAAGAGACGCACACTACGTCGAGGTCATCCACACGAACGCCTACATGGCCGGCTACCCCAAACCTTGCGGCCACTCCGACCACTACCCCAACGGAGGCTCGTTCATGACCGGCTGTCATGTTCTGGACTTGATTTGTCATCATTCGAGATCCTGGAAATATATGGCGGCCAGCGTTGAGCATAATAAGTTTCTAGCTAATAAATGTGCTAATGTTTGGGAAGCATTTCACAATCGATGCTCTGGTTATGGAGGGCTGATGGGAAACAGCTTCATCGCAAAGACACA ATTTGGACTTTATAGAATAAACACACTTGCAGATTATCCCTACATCGATATAAAGTTTGCTAATTTTTATTCtccattattaaaattgtattag
- the LOC134647285 gene encoding lipoprotein lipase-like — protein sequence MKLLVVFISAVACCASANNEIPTLGDNSHYVEGESRYIWMPDGDGNNHLVDLQEPVDYALLNSRNGANNAYWLYTRWNPTTPQVIIHGNADSLWNSNYVASRPLKVIVHGWYGSGNSGVNGLITSAFLAVEDANVIVVDWRALASSNYITAVLGVPSVGQALGDFVGWLRITGGGVWTNVHFVGFSLGAHIVGVAGRQAGGLPARVTGLDPAGPLWQTNPNAINSNSGVYVEGIHTDGYILGIFNPIGDADFYPNGGRSLQPGCSDSSCSHGRAPDLFASSVYFNHLVGRLCDNLNQALNNQCTGAQFNMGNSDVNKRGSGIYGLTTGSSWPY from the exons ATGAAGCTCCTAGTGGTTTTCATTTCCGCTGTAGCAT GTTGTGCCTCAGCCAATAATGAAATTCCTACGCTAGGCGATAATAGCCACTATGTCGAGGGTGAGAGCCGATATATTTGGATGCCCGACGGCGATGGAAATAATCATCTAGTAGATTTGCAGGAGCCAGTCGATTATGCGTTACTTAATTCCAGAAACGGAGCGAACAACGCGTATTGGTTGTATACAcg ATGGAATCCCACTACTCCACAAGTCATCATCCACGGCAACGCTGACTCCTTGTGGAATTCGAACTACGTAGCCAGTCGACCTTTAAAAGTCATCGTTCATGGCTGGTACGGTAGCGGCAACTCTGGCGTGAACGGTCTCATTACATCTGCTTTCCTCGCCGTGGAAGATGCCAACGTTATTGTAGTGGACTGGCGCGCGCTTGCTAGCTCAAATTACATCACCGCTGTGCTGGGTGTTCCCAGCGTTGGGCAGGCGCTTGGCGACTTTGTAGGTTGGCTCAGAATTACTGGAGGAGGAGTGTGGACAAACGTACACTTTGTTGGATTTAGTTTAGGGGCTCATATTGTTGGTGTAGCTGGGCGCCAAGCGGGTGGACTACCTGCCAGAGTGACTG GGTTGGATCCAGCTGGTCCTCTTTGGCAAACTAACCCTAATGCTATAAATTCGAACTCTGGTGTTTATGTAGAAGGCATCCACACTGACGGCTATATTCTTGGCATCTTCAACCCTATTGGTGACGCTGACTTTTACCCCAACGGTGGCAGGAGCTTGCAGCCAGGATGTAGCGATAGCTCCTGTTCCCACGGACGAGCTCCTGACCTATTTGCGTCTAGTGTTTACTTCAACCATTTGGTTGGCCGGCTTTGCGATAATCTGAACCAGGCCCTAAACAATCAGTGTACTGGTGCGCAGTTCAACATGGGGAATAGTGACGTAAATAAACGAGG aagcGGTATTTACGGTCTGACAACTGGTTCTTCTTGGCCTTACTGA